In Kazachstania africana CBS 2517 chromosome 4, complete genome, the following are encoded in one genomic region:
- the SIL1 gene encoding Sil1p (similar to Saccharomyces cerevisiae SIL1 (YOL031C); ancestral locus Anc_7.98): MKPQSITILLTLFIRYILASRENQVILAPNQDTMSQGQGNSDPSLSNLHFTHDLVCNDVECYPLVFEPTNEWQIIRPGQQIPGGLDVKLNLETGLKEAKLLETEEISTDYEFTAQFNEIKGLLSNGDEQSYDEIESKLDDLLEFAHDYKHGLKIISHEFKFITENLSFNESLPFKLREISARLILSCLRNNPPVLNYINETYPSYVGDIFSELSKQNVLEVQILMKRYLNILLELISENYQFSNFEFGTLSNIYKSTNDKQIKLKLLELISHSLQEEHSVSNLQKRNELIDVKSLAQEFSTHIRDKSIDELHVRKFFNSLFNLKKAYPNDIKVDEQFLNWLAQQSEERKLNLGNQLTERDLEQDSFDQKLIESRHLLFGNPMANRIKHFEDEL; this comes from the coding sequence ATGAAGCCTCAAAGTATTACTATTCTACTGACGCTATTTATCAGGTATATACTGGCTTCACGTGAAAATCAGGTAATCTTAGCTCCAAATCAAGATACAATGTCACAAGGTCAAGGTAACTCGGATCCTTCACTCAGCAATCTACATTTTACCCATGATTTGGTATGTAACGATGTGGAATGCTACCCACTTGTCTTTGAACCTACTAATGAGTGGCAAATAATAAGACCAGGACAACAGATTCCTGGCGGGCTCGATGTAAAACTAAATCTAGAAACTGGTTTAAAAGAAGCTAAACTCCTAGAGACTGAGGAAATCAGTACCGATTATGAGTTTACTGcacaattcaatgaaatcaaagGGCTATTATCAAATGGTGATGAGCAATCttatgatgaaattgaaagcaAATTGGATGACCTTTTAGAGTTTGCTCATGATTATAAACATGggttgaaaataatatctcatgaattcaaatttataacAGAAAACTTATCTTTTAATGAGAGTTTACCTTTTAAGTTAAGAGAGATAAGTGCAAGATTAATTTTAAGTTGTTTGAGGAATAACCCCCCAGTTTTGAACTATATCAATGAAACATATCCATCTTACGTAGGCGATATCTTTTCGGAACTTTCCAAGCAGAATGTTTTAGAGGTCCaaatattaatgaaaagatatttAAATATCTTATTAGAACTGATTAGTGAGAATTATCAATTTAGTAACTTCGAATTTGGAACGTTATccaacatatataaatcaacGAATGATaaacaaatcaaattgaagTTATTGGAATTAATTTCCCATTCTCTACAAGAGGAACATTCCGTTTCAAACTTacaaaagagaaatgaATTAATTGATGTGAAAAGTCTTGCACAGGAGTTCAGTACACATATCCGAGACAAAAGTATTGATGAATTGCATGTCagaaagtttttcaattcattattcaatttaaagaaGGCTTACCCAAATGATATTAAGGTTGATgaacaatttttaaattggTTGGCTCAACAGtcagaagaaagaaaattaaacCTAGGCAATCAGCTAACAGAAAGAGATCTTGAACAGGACTCTTTCGAccaaaaattgatagaaAGCAGACATTTACTTTTTGGTAATCCAATGGCTAATCGTATAAaacattttgaagatgaattatAG
- the OPI10 gene encoding Opi10p (similar to Saccharomyces cerevisiae OPI10 (YOL032W); ancestral locus Anc_7.99), with product MFAAIASGNPLQMSEELPNSNGLQHTVVLSSTKPKSYSHITLFILPNVTFPQEYIANVYFKISATEDFKLFGYLASEKPSAIFKVKLPNMMDSSSQDDGLGEIDMDEDYTGLPSDGSIKMDNSDGNNISQLLIGISIEPRNEGMLKLQEIRNQNKAATSSSLVLAKPNVNSVQITTAGQLAKMYPVLTHDLAAKIVQHAYNYLSGFLDSNGDVNIKRFDTWWDKFRKRLANDGTFLDEVTTE from the coding sequence ATGTTTGCTGCCATAGCATCAGGAAATCCATTACAAATGTCAGAAGAACTACCCAATTCCAATGGGCTTCAACATACTGTCGTTTTATCTTCTACGAAACCAAAATCATATTCTCATATAACATTATTCATCTTACCAAATGTAACCTTTCCACAAGAATACATTGCTAACGtgtatttcaaaataagcGCTACTGAAGActtcaaattatttggTTATCTAGCCAGTGAAAAGCCAAGTGCAATATTCAAAGTCAAGTTACCTAATATGATGGACTCTAGCAGTCAGGACGATGGTCTAGGGGAAATCGATATGGATGAGGACTATACCGGTCTCCCGTCTGATGGGAGTATAAAAATGGATAATAGCGATGGTAATAACATATCACAATTACTGATAGGTATATCTATTGAACCCAGAAATGAAGGGATGTTAAAATTGCAAGAAATAAGGAATCAGAATAAAGCTGCGACGTCATCGTCTCTTGTGTTGGCAAAACCAAATGTGAACTCGGTGCAAATAACCACTGCTGGACAATTGGCTAAAATGTACCCAGTATTGACACACGATTTGGCAGCGAAGATCGTTCAACATGCATATAATTATCTTTCGGGGTTTTTAGATTCAAATGGGGATGttaatatcaaaagatttgacACATGGTGGGATAAATTCAGGAAAAGATTAGCAAATGACGGAACTTTTCTGGATGAAGTGACGACAGAATGA